The DNA sequence ATCCTGAGATTTGCGCAGGAACATCAACCTTATTGGTGGTGACCGTTTTGTCAGCAGCTGCTGGGGTGCTTACTTGCGCACCACCAAACAAAGATGGCTTGCCTTCATGAACCTGCCAATTGTTGTAGAGCATAAGACCCGACATCGAGAATACAGCCCATAGAATTGTTTTTTTAAAGTCCATTTACATTCACTTAAGTTGATGTTTTTGTATCTTTTAAAGCAGGATCATATCCACCATGTGACCATGGGTTGCAACGCAAGATACGCCACACCATTAATCCAAAGCTTTTTAAAAATCCATAATGACTAAAGCAGTCACAAGCATATTGCGAACAACTGGGTACATATTTGCAGTGCATTCCCACATATGGGCTCAATGTTAGTTGATAAATTTTTACCAACTTTATTGCCACATTGTTTAAAACGCGCACCTTAAATTAATCCCGAAATTTGAGAGCGCAGAATTTCTTTTTCTTTTTTTCTAAGCCTGCCTCGTGTTTCGCGACCAATTGGTTTTTTGAGCTTAACTACAACATCTTTATTTAAGGTGTTGGCTTGAGCCGTCCAAACCAATTCGCGAATCATTCTCTTGAGGCGATTTCGGTCAACCGCTCTTTTGGCTAACTTCTTTGCTACAGCAACTCCCAAGTCAGGCTTGGCGCCCTCTTGGGTGGATGCAGCATATACACCCCAGTACAAACTTGTCTGGGGACGTATTTTTAGTAATTCAGAAATCCTGGCGCTATTCAATGGCTAAATTAAACAGCCAAACGCTTGCGGCCTTTTGCACGGCGTGCATTTAAAACTGCGCG is a window from the Polynucleobacter sp. MWH-Aus1W21 genome containing:
- the yidD gene encoding membrane protein insertion efficiency factor YidD, producing the protein MRVLNNVAIKLVKIYQLTLSPYVGMHCKYVPSCSQYACDCFSHYGFLKSFGLMVWRILRCNPWSHGGYDPALKDTKTST
- the rnpA gene encoding ribonuclease P protein component gives rise to the protein MNSARISELLKIRPQTSLYWGVYAASTQEGAKPDLGVAVAKKLAKRAVDRNRLKRMIRELVWTAQANTLNKDVVVKLKKPIGRETRGRLRKKEKEILRSQISGLI